A stretch of the Erpetoichthys calabaricus chromosome 3, fErpCal1.3, whole genome shotgun sequence genome encodes the following:
- the LOC114649453 gene encoding trace amine-associated receptor 13c-like: protein MDGSAVQENEAVQYCYNSGNVSCIKETRSTSVSVILYVLAAVAVMLTFCGNLVVIISISHFKQLHTPTNILVLSLATADFLVGVLIMPFMVIQSIETCWYFGNEFCVIYSVFLCLLTETSIINLVIIAVDRYIAICNPLLYSSKVTVRVASVCVAIVWVLNFSYGCGIIFCGGNTEGVIGIDPCPGDCLLVLSSSWGTADLVLSFILPVSIMVTLYSKIFIVARRHARAISSQQSTLVDRAKLSKKSERKAAKTLGIVVAVFILCWLPFYTCTLLNQFIDFSIPSVVSCAFLWLAYINSSLNPIIYALFYPWFQRSLKLMITFKICNSGSSIFKLLPEN from the coding sequence ATGGATGGCAGCGCTGTGCAAGAAAATGAAGCTGTTCAATACTGTTACAATTCTGGCAATGTATCTTGCATCAAAGAAACCCGATCAACATCGGTATCTGTGATTCTTTATGTTCTTGCGGCTGTCGCGGTGATGCTAACATTTTGTGGAAATTTGGTGGTGATTATCTCCATTTCTCATTTCAAACAGCTGCACACACCAACCAACATACTGGTGCTGTCGCTGGCCACAGCAGACTTCCTGGTGGGAGTTCTTATTATGCCTTTTATGGTTATTCAATCAATAGAAACATGTTGGTATTTTGGCAATgaattttgtgttatttattccGTTTTTCTTTGTCTGTTAACGGAAACTTCTATTATAAATTTGGTGATAATAGCTGTTGATCGTTACATAGCAATTTGTAACCCTTTATTGTATTCGTCTAAAGTTACGGTTCGCGTTGCTTCGGTGTGTGTGGCGATTGTTTGGGTCCTAAATTTCTCCTATGGGTGTGGAATTATTTTCTGTGGAGGTAACACAGAGGGTGTAATTGGAATAGATCCTTGTCCAGGTGATTGCTTGCTTGTGCTCAGTTCATCTTGGGGCACAGCAGATCTCGTGCTTTCCTTTATTTTACCAGTTTCAATAATGGTAACCCTCTATTCTAAAATTTTCATCGTTGCGAGGCGGCACGCAAGAGCGATTTCATCGCAGCAAAGTACTTTAGTAGACCGCGCTAAACTatcaaaaaaatctgaaaggaaAGCTGCGAAAACTCTGGGAATTGTTGTGGCTGTTTTTATTCTCTGTTGGCTTCCGTTCTATACGTGCACCTTGCTAAATCAGTTTATCGATTTTTCTATACCTTCTGTTGTGTCTTGCGCATTTCTTTGGCTTGCATACATCAACTCTTCCCTCAATCCAATTATATATGCTTTATTTTACCCATGGTTTCAAAGGTCATTAAAACTTATGATAACCTTTAAGATTTGTAATTCTGGATCATCAATATTTAAACTGCTTCCTGAAAACTGa